One genomic segment of Chitinophaga parva includes these proteins:
- a CDS encoding sensor histidine kinase: MKDRFRQAGLHILGCCTFLALPMLFSPTPSKSLTFYTSPFGLRDLIAYTLLIVYFYCNYFIFIPRLYFTKKFWAFGSITLGCFILVVWVPIFILHQLYSFPDWQAKVPVADTGFITHTKGPLPMQDVHPLRDSAYHPVKPPFGHGTGFWPDNGGHHPWPDRRDEVRKYFIFGEIGHSIFLFIAVLLFSLIIRIVNRWKQTEKQRLLAELSNLKAQINPHFLFNALNSIYALSLEKSDQAPNAVIRLSGMMRYVIYEAGKEWVPLEMEMNYLRDYIALQQMRFGHTVSLTFTVTGSAQGKHIAPLILIPFVENAFKHGVNPEEDSIIRIAVTITENALSLQVFNHKVHVKHYEANGGGIGLDNTRKRLHIIYPGQHELSIADAATDYTVLLILSRL, translated from the coding sequence TTGAAAGATCGTTTCCGGCAGGCGGGGTTGCATATTTTGGGGTGCTGCACGTTCCTGGCGCTGCCCATGCTCTTCTCGCCTACCCCTTCCAAGTCCCTCACTTTCTACACCTCGCCCTTTGGCCTGCGTGACCTGATCGCTTATACGCTGCTCATTGTCTACTTTTACTGCAATTACTTCATTTTTATACCACGCCTGTACTTTACGAAGAAGTTCTGGGCCTTTGGCAGCATCACGCTGGGTTGTTTCATACTCGTGGTGTGGGTGCCCATTTTCATCCTTCACCAGCTCTATTCCTTTCCTGACTGGCAGGCAAAAGTACCGGTGGCAGACACTGGCTTTATCACGCATACCAAAGGCCCCCTGCCCATGCAGGATGTGCATCCTCTCAGGGACAGCGCATACCATCCTGTAAAGCCCCCGTTTGGCCATGGGACCGGCTTCTGGCCGGACAATGGCGGGCATCACCCCTGGCCGGACCGCCGGGATGAGGTGCGTAAATATTTCATCTTTGGAGAAATTGGGCACAGCATATTCCTTTTCATTGCCGTGCTGCTGTTCTCACTCATTATCCGCATTGTAAACCGGTGGAAGCAAACGGAAAAGCAACGCCTGCTGGCGGAGCTGTCCAACCTGAAAGCGCAGATCAATCCCCACTTCCTGTTCAATGCGCTCAACAGCATTTATGCCCTCTCGCTTGAAAAGTCGGACCAGGCGCCCAATGCTGTGATCCGCCTTTCCGGCATGATGCGTTATGTGATCTATGAAGCCGGGAAGGAATGGGTGCCCCTGGAAATGGAAATGAATTACCTGCGGGATTACATTGCCCTGCAGCAAATGCGCTTTGGGCACACGGTAAGTCTTACCTTTACGGTGACCGGGTCTGCACAGGGCAAGCACATTGCGCCGCTCATCCTCATTCCTTTCGTGGAAAATGCTTTCAAACATGGCGTGAATCCCGAGGAAGATTCCATCATCCGCATTGCCGTAACGATAACGGAAAATGCGCTGTCGCTCCAGGTCTTCAACCATAAAGTGCATGTAAAACATTACGAGGCCAATGGGGGCGGCATAGGGCTGGACAATACACGCAAGCGCCTGCACATCATCTATCCCGGCCAGCACGAGCTTTCCATTGCAGATGCAGCCACTGATTACACCGTACTCCTGATCCTGTCCCGTTTATGA
- a CDS encoding LytR/AlgR family response regulator transcription factor: MIKAIALDDELPALQVIRNFCDQVDYVDLVKTFHQPGEALRYIQQYPVELLFLDIQMPAISGIDFYKSLPQQAMVIFTTAYSEYAVEGFNVNAVDYLLKPFSFERFTQAVQKARDYYKFQQQTDHSALFIRVDYSLLKVDTADILYIEALDDYLKIYLHQQKPVIARMTMKAMQEKLPPAFVRVHRSYIVPLHRVEHVRNKTIQLGSMQIPIGSNYEEQFFKLFSR; the protein is encoded by the coding sequence ATGATAAAAGCCATCGCCCTCGACGACGAACTGCCTGCCCTCCAGGTGATCCGCAATTTCTGCGACCAGGTGGATTATGTTGATCTCGTGAAAACCTTCCACCAGCCGGGGGAAGCCTTGCGCTACATCCAGCAATACCCCGTGGAGCTGCTTTTCCTGGACATACAAATGCCGGCCATTTCGGGGATAGACTTTTACAAATCGCTGCCCCAGCAGGCCATGGTGATCTTTACCACGGCTTACAGTGAATATGCAGTGGAAGGCTTTAATGTAAATGCGGTGGACTACCTGCTGAAGCCCTTCTCCTTTGAGCGCTTTACGCAGGCCGTGCAAAAGGCCCGTGATTACTACAAGTTCCAGCAGCAAACGGACCACTCTGCCCTCTTTATCCGCGTGGATTACAGCCTGCTGAAAGTGGATACCGCAGACATCCTTTACATTGAAGCCCTGGATGATTACCTGAAGATCTACCTGCACCAGCAAAAGCCCGTGATAGCCCGCATGACCATGAAGGCCATGCAGGAAAAGCTGCCGCCTGCTTTTGTACGGGTACACCGCTCTTACATTGTGCCCCTGCACCGCGTGGAGCATGTGCGCAACAAGACCATCCAGCTGGGCAGCATGCAGATCCCTATTGGCAGTAATTATGAAGAGCAATTCTTCAAACTCTTCTCCCGCTAG
- a CDS encoding SusC/RagA family TonB-linked outer membrane protein, with protein sequence MSLSKTATAFLTGILFLICLIPALALGQTRVTGTVRDEGAQPVIAASVQVQGTTKGVLTDTKGQFTIEVPSDAILVVTSLGYQSQTFKAQRTLDITLKAASTSLNDVVVIGYGTSRRKEVTGAIAVVSSKDFQKGSITTPEQLIAGKVAGVSIAGNSGSPGAGSTVRIRGSVSLNASNDPLYVVDGVPLNGNNIYGASNPLSTINPNDIESMTVLKDAASTAIYGSRASNGVIIITTRKGAAGKPVFNFSTQYSAGKVTRELPVLSADQFRKYVTSLDTVGHTFVDMMGNASTDWQKEIFHAAQGTDNNLSISGSLKHMPYRVSVGYLNQEGIVKTDRLARQSVGVSLSPRFFDDHLKVDVNLKGSLSQARFANGGAVSAAMYFDPTQPVHATSPFGNYYEWATIEPNGDINLNKVAPRNPVALLDLYRNTSNVSRSYGNVQFDYKFHFLPELHANLNLGYDVAKGSGHEIVPAYAAQNWLDTGRNTQYANKVSNQVAEFYLNYTKDLRSIKSNINVTAGYGYYNNLETKYNFPFIRYNGDTVPNTQPKYPYDKPQTRLLSYYGRLIYTFNQKYILAASLRTDGSSRFGPDDRWGLFPSVALTWRVNQEAFLKDAKVLSDLKLRLSYGVTGNQDGIDPYAYQANYAFSDNSSKVQFGNTWYNMASPAAYDAHLKWEQTASSNIGLDYGFLDNRISGAIDVYYKKTKDLLNVIPIPAGSNFNSVILTNVGNVTNKGAEFSINASPIRTKHVQWNIGFNVAYNDNTITNLTAVNDPSFHGTANANGIQINSVGYQINAFYVYRQLYDKAGKPIEGVFEDLNHDGVINQDDLYHYKSPNARYIYGFSTDLTVDRWSLNTVLRANTGNYMYNGLQVGSIQANSLNPLGYLANSLDNVLYTGFVNGQKLSDYYVQNASFLRMDNLGIGYDAGAVFNRKVGLRLNANVQNVFVITKYKGQDPELIGGSGAGMDFTVYPRPRTYSIGANLRF encoded by the coding sequence ATGTCGTTATCAAAAACTGCAACAGCATTTCTTACAGGCATCCTGTTCCTGATCTGCCTGATCCCGGCACTGGCCCTGGGGCAGACCCGGGTGACCGGCACCGTGCGCGATGAAGGCGCCCAGCCGGTGATTGCCGCTTCCGTACAGGTGCAGGGCACTACTAAAGGGGTGCTCACAGACACCAAAGGCCAGTTCACCATCGAGGTGCCCAGTGACGCCATCCTGGTGGTCACTTCCCTCGGCTACCAGTCGCAAACCTTCAAGGCCCAGCGCACGCTGGACATTACCCTCAAAGCTGCCAGCACCTCCCTCAATGATGTGGTGGTGATCGGCTATGGTACTTCCCGCCGCAAAGAGGTAACCGGCGCCATTGCCGTGGTAAGCAGCAAGGATTTCCAGAAAGGGAGCATCACCACGCCGGAGCAGCTCATTGCCGGCAAAGTGGCCGGTGTGTCCATCGCGGGCAACAGTGGCTCCCCCGGCGCAGGCAGCACGGTGCGCATCCGTGGCTCCGTGTCGCTCAATGCCAGCAACGATCCGCTGTACGTGGTAGACGGCGTGCCCCTGAATGGCAACAATATTTACGGCGCCTCCAATCCCCTGAGCACCATTAATCCCAATGATATTGAAAGCATGACCGTGCTCAAAGACGCGGCATCCACCGCCATCTACGGCTCCCGCGCCAGCAACGGGGTGATCATCATCACCACCCGCAAAGGCGCCGCCGGCAAGCCGGTCTTCAATTTCAGCACCCAGTATTCCGCGGGCAAGGTGACCAGAGAACTGCCCGTGCTCAGTGCAGACCAGTTCCGCAAGTACGTGACCTCCCTGGATACTGTGGGCCACACGTTTGTAGACATGATGGGCAATGCCAGCACCGACTGGCAAAAGGAGATCTTTCACGCAGCCCAGGGCACAGATAATAACCTGAGCATAAGCGGCTCCCTGAAGCACATGCCTTACCGGGTGTCTGTGGGTTACCTGAACCAGGAAGGCATTGTGAAAACAGACCGCCTGGCCCGCCAGTCGGTAGGCGTGTCCCTCTCGCCCCGCTTTTTCGATGACCACCTGAAAGTGGACGTGAACCTGAAAGGCTCCCTCAGCCAGGCGCGCTTTGCCAACGGTGGCGCCGTGAGCGCTGCTATGTATTTTGATCCCACCCAGCCGGTGCACGCCACCTCGCCCTTTGGTAACTACTATGAGTGGGCTACCATTGAACCGAATGGTGATATCAATCTGAATAAAGTGGCGCCCCGCAATCCCGTGGCCCTGCTGGACCTGTACCGCAATACCAGTAATGTAAGCCGCAGCTATGGTAACGTGCAGTTTGATTACAAATTCCATTTCCTGCCGGAACTGCATGCAAACCTGAACCTGGGCTATGATGTGGCCAAGGGCAGCGGCCATGAAATTGTGCCCGCTTATGCCGCGCAGAACTGGCTGGACACCGGGCGCAATACGCAATACGCCAATAAAGTGAGCAACCAGGTAGCGGAGTTTTACCTGAACTACACGAAGGATCTCAGGTCCATCAAAAGCAATATCAACGTCACCGCGGGGTATGGCTACTACAATAACCTGGAAACGAAGTACAACTTCCCTTTCATCCGCTATAACGGCGATACGGTGCCTAACACGCAACCGAAATATCCATACGACAAACCGCAAACACGGCTGCTCTCTTACTACGGCCGTTTGATCTACACCTTTAACCAGAAGTACATCCTCGCTGCATCGCTGCGTACAGATGGTTCCAGCCGCTTTGGGCCGGACGATCGCTGGGGCCTGTTCCCCTCCGTGGCCCTTACCTGGCGCGTGAACCAGGAGGCTTTCCTGAAAGATGCCAAAGTATTGTCCGACCTGAAATTACGCCTCAGCTACGGGGTGACGGGCAACCAGGATGGCATTGATCCGTATGCTTACCAGGCTAACTATGCATTCAGCGATAATTCATCCAAAGTGCAATTTGGTAACACCTGGTATAACATGGCATCGCCCGCGGCCTATGATGCACACCTGAAGTGGGAGCAAACAGCATCGTCCAACATCGGCCTGGATTACGGCTTCCTGGACAACCGTATTTCCGGCGCCATTGATGTGTACTACAAGAAAACAAAGGACCTGCTGAACGTGATCCCCATTCCCGCGGGCTCTAACTTCAACAGCGTGATCCTCACCAACGTGGGCAACGTGACCAACAAAGGCGCGGAGTTTTCCATCAATGCAAGCCCCATCCGCACAAAGCATGTGCAGTGGAACATTGGCTTCAACGTGGCTTACAATGACAACACCATCACGAACCTTACCGCGGTGAATGATCCTTCTTTCCATGGTACGGCCAATGCGAACGGCATCCAGATCAACTCCGTAGGTTACCAGATCAACGCATTCTACGTGTACAGGCAATTGTATGATAAAGCAGGCAAGCCCATTGAAGGCGTGTTTGAAGACCTGAACCACGATGGGGTGATCAACCAGGACGACCTGTATCATTATAAATCACCCAACGCCCGCTACATCTATGGCTTCTCCACAGACCTCACGGTAGACCGCTGGTCGCTCAATACAGTGCTGCGTGCCAATACCGGCAACTACATGTACAACGGCCTGCAGGTAGGCTCCATCCAGGCCAATAGCCTGAACCCGTTGGGTTACCTGGCAAACAGCCTGGATAATGTACTGTACACCGGTTTTGTGAATGGGCAGAAACTGTCTGACTACTACGTGCAGAACGCATCTTTCCTGCGTATGGACAACCTGGGCATTGGCTATGATGCAGGTGCTGTGTTCAACAGGAAAGTGGGCCTGCGCCTCAATGCCAATGTGCAGAACGTGTTTGTGATCACGAAATACAAGGGCCAGGACCCGGAGCTGATAGGCGGTTCCGGCGCAGGGATGGACTTCACCGTGTATCCGCGCCCGCGCACGTACTCCATTGGCGCTAACCTGCGGTTCTGA
- a CDS encoding RagB/SusD family nutrient uptake outer membrane protein, with protein MKKRIIQYFLILGALYLTGCAKDLNLQPVNSNTADKQYSTAQGYKEVLAKVYGGYSLVSSTGVGNSDISVPGLGSDKGPSDFLRALFNVNELTTDEAVCAWNDADLQSLHNLNWASSNLYVNLLYARSLFQITVCNELIRESSDEKITARGFTGADADNIRHYRAEARFLRAYQYWVLMDVYGNPPFVTDKDPIGKFIPPQITRADLFTYIETELKAIDADLVPARQNEYARADQAAAWALLARMYLNAAVYTGQEHYTDAIAYANKVISAGYKLVPKYASLFQADNNLPANTEVILPIAYDASNSGNYGGTTFLICSAHTADAAECKAAGIPGGGWLGNRTTEKIPQLFADQSGKTDARAMFQGDKQAIDNVLTFTDGWRVNKFSNIASDGTIPYSPNGVLVNTDFPLFRLAEMYLIYAEAVKRGGAGGDAATALLYMNKLRERAYGNANGNFTSFTVDDVLSERGREMCWEMCRRTDLIRFGKFTGSTYLWPWKGGVKAGAGVDARFNLLPIPSSEIIANPHLHQNQGY; from the coding sequence ATGAAAAAGCGGATCATACAATATTTCCTTATCCTGGGTGCCCTGTACCTTACCGGCTGCGCTAAGGACTTAAACCTCCAGCCGGTTAACTCGAATACTGCTGATAAACAATATAGCACCGCGCAGGGCTACAAGGAAGTGCTGGCAAAAGTGTATGGCGGCTATTCCCTGGTGAGCAGCACCGGCGTGGGCAACTCGGATATCTCCGTGCCGGGCCTGGGCAGCGACAAAGGCCCGTCTGATTTTCTGCGCGCGCTCTTCAATGTAAATGAACTGACCACGGATGAAGCAGTATGCGCCTGGAACGATGCAGACCTGCAAAGCCTGCACAACCTGAACTGGGCATCGTCTAACCTGTATGTGAACCTGCTCTATGCGCGCAGCCTGTTCCAGATCACGGTGTGCAATGAACTGATCCGCGAATCCAGTGATGAGAAGATCACTGCCCGTGGCTTTACCGGCGCCGATGCGGACAACATCCGCCACTACCGCGCAGAAGCCCGCTTCCTGCGTGCCTACCAGTACTGGGTGCTGATGGATGTATACGGCAACCCGCCTTTTGTTACGGATAAAGATCCTATTGGTAAATTCATTCCACCCCAGATCACACGGGCAGACCTTTTCACTTACATTGAAACGGAGCTGAAAGCCATTGACGCAGACCTGGTGCCGGCCCGGCAGAATGAGTATGCACGGGCAGACCAGGCCGCGGCCTGGGCATTGCTGGCCAGGATGTACCTCAATGCAGCCGTGTACACCGGCCAGGAACATTATACGGATGCCATTGCCTATGCCAATAAAGTGATCAGCGCCGGTTACAAACTGGTGCCCAAATACGCCAGTCTTTTCCAGGCAGACAATAACCTGCCGGCCAATACGGAAGTGATCCTGCCCATTGCGTACGATGCCAGTAATTCCGGCAACTACGGCGGCACCACGTTCCTCATTTGCTCCGCCCACACGGCAGATGCGGCAGAATGCAAGGCTGCCGGCATACCCGGTGGTGGCTGGCTGGGCAACCGTACCACGGAAAAGATCCCCCAGCTTTTTGCAGACCAATCCGGAAAAACCGACGCCCGTGCCATGTTCCAGGGCGATAAGCAGGCCATTGACAACGTGCTCACTTTCACTGACGGATGGCGGGTAAATAAGTTTTCCAACATTGCTTCCGATGGCACTATACCTTACTCCCCCAACGGGGTGCTGGTAAATACCGACTTCCCGCTTTTCCGCCTGGCAGAGATGTACCTCATTTATGCAGAAGCCGTGAAAAGAGGCGGTGCAGGCGGCGATGCGGCTACGGCACTGCTGTACATGAACAAACTGCGGGAGCGTGCCTATGGCAATGCCAACGGTAATTTTACCAGCTTTACAGTAGATGATGTGCTCAGTGAAAGGGGCCGTGAAATGTGCTGGGAAATGTGCCGCCGTACGG
- a CDS encoding DUF6377 domain-containing protein: MKWIFTALFLITILPATRAADSLLTKLTRTIGQADQYDAAKVAHLRVLQQEWAAATDAPAQYQAAARLYEEYKLFNYDSAYTWVHRLQQSAARLGNPDQLTAARLKTVFILLSAGLYKETYDSLQTISVAGAPDSLKADYYTLLARYYFDLANYDYDNYHSVDYDARGTRYLDTALHYYPAGSFDHIYYSGLKAYKQGHAAEAAPFFQQLLRRPDLTHHQVALAASTLSGFYLEKNDTRSALDLMIQAAIADIASSTKETYAVFNLASLLFKAGDVKHASLCIDLAVRNADFYGARQRKVQLSSILPLIEGEKINMVENQRRLLMRYAAVVTVLILLLLILGYIILQQVKRLQVAKQVITDAHARQQEINEKLELVNAQLAEANVKLEEANKIKEESIGYFFNMDAEFFARLDKLKKALEQKLSEKKYEEMRFVVNNIDPRKDKEELLRNFDKVFLKLFPNFVRDMNTLFPPEDQIVLKNGELLNTDLRIFALIRMGITETEKIAQILEYSVKTIYSYKTRLKNKARVPNEEFEERVMQFRTV; the protein is encoded by the coding sequence ATGAAATGGATCTTCACCGCGTTATTCCTTATTACCATACTACCTGCCACCCGGGCTGCAGACAGCCTGCTGACTAAACTTACCCGCACCATAGGCCAGGCGGACCAGTACGATGCCGCCAAGGTTGCCCACCTGCGAGTGCTCCAGCAGGAATGGGCCGCCGCCACGGATGCCCCGGCCCAGTACCAGGCCGCCGCCCGGCTGTATGAGGAATACAAACTATTCAACTACGACTCTGCCTATACCTGGGTGCACCGCCTGCAGCAATCCGCCGCCCGCCTGGGCAACCCGGACCAGCTTACGGCCGCCCGCCTGAAAACGGTATTCATCCTGTTATCCGCCGGCCTCTATAAAGAAACCTACGATTCCCTCCAGACCATTTCCGTGGCCGGTGCGCCGGACTCGCTGAAGGCAGATTATTACACCCTCCTGGCCCGCTACTACTTTGACCTGGCCAATTATGATTACGACAATTACCACTCTGTAGATTATGACGCCCGGGGCACGCGCTACCTGGACACGGCCCTGCACTACTACCCTGCCGGCAGCTTTGACCATATTTATTATAGTGGCCTTAAGGCCTATAAGCAAGGCCACGCCGCGGAGGCAGCCCCTTTTTTCCAGCAGTTGCTCCGGCGGCCAGACCTTACCCATCACCAGGTGGCGCTGGCCGCATCTACGCTGAGCGGTTTTTACCTGGAGAAAAATGATACCCGCTCCGCCCTGGACCTGATGATCCAGGCCGCCATTGCGGATATTGCGTCCAGCACCAAGGAGACCTATGCGGTGTTCAACCTGGCCTCTTTGCTCTTTAAGGCAGGGGATGTGAAACACGCCTCCCTGTGCATAGACCTGGCCGTGCGCAATGCAGATTTTTATGGCGCCCGCCAGCGCAAGGTGCAACTCAGCTCCATCTTACCCCTGATAGAGGGCGAGAAGATCAATATGGTAGAGAACCAGCGCCGCCTGTTGATGCGCTATGCCGCGGTGGTTACGGTACTTATTTTGCTGTTGCTGATACTTGGCTATATCATTTTGCAGCAGGTAAAACGCCTGCAGGTGGCCAAGCAGGTGATCACAGACGCCCATGCCCGCCAGCAGGAGATCAACGAAAAACTGGAACTGGTAAACGCCCAACTGGCGGAAGCCAACGTAAAACTGGAAGAAGCCAACAAGATCAAGGAAGAATCCATCGGTTACTTCTTTAACATGGACGCCGAGTTCTTTGCCCGGCTGGACAAGCTGAAGAAAGCCCTGGAGCAGAAGTTGTCCGAGAAAAAATATGAAGAGATGCGCTTTGTGGTAAATAACATAGATCCCCGGAAAGACAAGGAGGAGTTGCTGCGCAATTTTGACAAGGTGTTCCTGAAGCTGTTTCCCAATTTTGTGCGGGACATGAACACCCTCTTCCCGCCGGAGGACCAGATCGTGCTGAAGAACGGGGAGTTGCTGAATACAGATCTGCGCATCTTTGCGCTCATCCGCATGGGTATTACGGAAACGGAGAAGATTGCCCAGATACTGGAATATTCTGTAAAGACGATCTATTCCTATAAAACACGGCTGAAGAACAAGGCCCGGGTACCGAACGAGGAGTTTGAGGAAAGGGTGATGCAATTCAGGACGGTGTAG